ATTGAATACTTTTTCAAGCAATCTTTGCAGTACATTGGCAAATAAGGGATATAGTATTTCTGCTGTGGATTCCAAAAAGTATTTCTGGAATAAGAAGAGTCCCCAGCAGCTTGCCACTGATATGGCTGGCTACCTTCATAAGATACTGGACAAAAGACCTAATACGCAATTTGTCATTGCGGGATTCTCTTTTGGTGCCGATGCGGTTCCCTTTCTTGTAAACAGGCTTCCTGCAGATCTCAAAAGCAAGTTGTATCGCGCTGTCATGATAGAACCTTCCACATCTACCGATCTGGAGATTCATCTGGCAGATATGGTCGGCCGGAGTCATGTGAAAAGAAGCCTCGATGTCATTGCTGAAATAAATAAAATAGAAAATACACAAACCCTTCTGTTGATGGGAAACGATACCCGGGATTTTCCTTCCTCACAACTAGCCACAAAACATGTGCGTATTCAGGTACTGAAAGGGGACCATCATTT
The Sphingobacterium spiritivorum genome window above contains:
- a CDS encoding AcvB/VirJ family lysyl-phosphatidylglycerol hydrolase — translated: MKKNWGLLGALMILMVVQAQQNTVPMKEWQGNTKVPFILFFSGDGGLNTFSSNLCSTLANKGYSISAVDSKKYFWNKKSPQQLATDMAGYLHKILDKRPNTQFVIAGFSFGADAVPFLVNRLPADLKSKLYRAVMIEPSTSTDLEIHLADMVGRSHVKRSLDVIAEINKIENTQTLLLMGNDTRDFPSSQLATKHVRIQVLKGDHHFDGHEDEVANAVISELTSHH